Genomic segment of Populus trichocarpa isolate Nisqually-1 chromosome 12, P.trichocarpa_v4.1, whole genome shotgun sequence:
tttaaaataaaaaatattttaaaaaataactataattacatttttaaaCGCATTTTATACTTGACGACACGGAGACATGCTTAAAATTAAGGCTTAGCCCACCTAGTCATACCTTCTCACATGTGatagttgatttttttggcaaaaacaaattactgCAAGGCAAATAAAATTTGCCTTTAGTATAGCGGAATTGAATTTTATggttataagaaaattattatagtTGATACATATTCTCCACTTTGTTACTAAATAGGTTGTCTCAAATAATTATACACGGATATCCTCTTTTCAGGTTCTTGAACTGGAACAACGAAGTATTTCTTATGAAGGTCACGACGAAGTTTCTGCGgaaagaaattttcttaaggatCAACAATCTGTAGGTGAAAAAGAAGTAAATGGCTTTGAGAACCAGATACGATCAAAGGACGAGGAAATACGACGTCTTGAGCACGAGCTAGCTTTGAAGGACGAGGAAATGCGACATCTTAAGAGCCAACTAGATCTTAAAGAGAAGGAATTTGCGAGGCTGAGGATTGCTATTCAGTCTGCTTGTACCGATCTGGGCAACGCAGTTACCACTGTTGAGGATGCTTTTAAATCTACAAACACAGTCCTCCGAAGAAAggtattgaaaatttatttacagAAAAAGATCTCTTAGGAGCTGAGCTATCGGGTCAAAGGTGAGCAAAATAATCAGAGATTTCTTGTCAAGGAAGActgaatattttatgttttaaatattttcatataaaattaataggaTACTAAGGATATATAATGTGAAAGAATTATTtctgatatttttgtttatattgtaTTCTTCGAAAAAGACATTAATGTGccaagtaaaagaaaatgaatccTCTTTAATGCATGTTATTGTAAAGATTAAGCTAGAAAATTGCAGCagctttttaatttcatcgccGTGTCTATTATGTACGTACCTGCAACAGGTTGCTTTCATTCATCCTAGTAGAGAGGCGATCGAGCTCAATTGTTGATTCCTGTGCTAGGCAAGGTCGAGATAGAGTTAGACAGTTGATATCTTGGCTTGTTCAATCCTTTCTACTTTCGGagtttttcattcaatttacgTTAGTAAATCTTATCGATcgtttcatcaaaaaaaaataataatctcaaaTCCAATGTTTTAGATATACTGACAAATTCAAACcgaagtgaaaaacaaaaaaagaagagaagcaaagataaaattttaagaaaatggtGTCAATAACCAAATCTCAAATACTCAATTATTGAAGAGTTGATTGTGTTTATACTCAGATActcaataaaaatctcaaatccaatattttaaatatattgacaAATTCAAactaaagtaattaaaaaacaaaaaaaaagaagcaaagataaaatttttaaaaaataatgtcaataaCCAAATCTCAAATACTCAATTATTGAAGAGTTTGTTGTGTTTActtaataaaaatctcaaattcaatgttttaaatatattgataaattaaatttcattaaagAATTTATTGTGCTTTTTTAAGTGACAAATAAGGTTATAGAAAATTCTTCGGATGATCCAcccacccaaaaaaataaaagaagtgtCGAAAgaatctttaaatattttttttctttagactACCTAATATTGTACCCTGTATGTGTGATATTCAGTACGTCATATGATTTGTTCTTGgtattatattatcagacttgtcttattttattaaaaaaaaaagtaaatttagaattaaatttttttaagaagaatgTTCTTTTCACTTCACTATATGTTTTAGTGATTAATGTGGTCTTATTTATTGtattctttatttataattaaatactcaattatttaatttcaaaatttaaataacattaGAAAAAAGGACTATACAATAGAAAGAGTGGAGAATGTATGTTTTTTGGGTGTGGAAAATCATATACTACAGATCCTAAAGTAATactgatatttatattttcttatttttaaagaaacataaaaagatttgaaattatagtttttatataattcggAAGCACATCAAATAAGGTGGTGTTGGCCTCTGGATCCAGGAGAGGACAGCAGCTGTTGTTGCCCCTCCAAGGTTAAAATACATATGTCTGACCTCCAAGATCTATAATTATATACAATTTGGTTCAATACTTTAAAAGTTCTCAGCTTGATCCTATTAATCGAACTTAATGTCTTCATTACATAATGTCTACTCACACGGTTTCTTGACAAAGTCTGTGGTCAGGTGGTTTAGCATAGCAAAGAttttacatatttatatatactaCAAGGCACAACCAGAGAACTTCCATTGAAGCTTCCAAGATAGAATCAGCATTTCCACCTCTGGAGTTTTATGTATAGGTGGTAGAGTTTTATATAATTACATCAACAAATGCATTAATCTCAGGAATCCTTTTCTCAGAAAAGAATTAAGGTTTTCGTTCGTTTACTTCATATATATTTCGTTGTAGTGCACCTGACCGTCTGCGATCTGCTGAAACTAGCTAGTTACATTCAAGTGGTTCTTAGACGTCCGATCGATACCCTTGCTTGAAACACACAACCTCTTGGCAATAGATGatttcgttttatttttttttctttcttgagatTTTGCTGTTGTCTTTAATTTTGCAGAACTTTTGAAGATCGAGATCCATAAGGTTGTCATCTTAGGGACAGCCCAGCCCTTTGATTTTGATAGAAGATCCAATGAAGATAATCCAATTGATTAAAGTTAAGTTTCGGAATAAGTTGCGGGATAACAAGGTAATCAAGAATGTATCAAGTTTCCTTGATGTTTCCTAGAGTTGTTTTCCATCTCAGGGTTCCACATATGATGATAGAGTTAGCCATACTACACCACAAATAACGATGCGGATATCGATCCTTCTTGCAGTTTGTTGAAATTGAACAACGAAGAATGCCTGATTTTGTTTATGAAGGGCTCGATCAAGTTTTAGCGGAAAGGAATTCCCTCAAGGACCAGTTATCTGAAGCTAATAGGAAAATAGCTGACCTTGAGAACAAGGCCAGAGCTTTCGAAGTTCAAGGAATACAACAATTCCTTAATTACCAAGTGTCTCATGGTaagaaggaaaaagatggtGGCAAAGATGAAGAAATAGAGCGCCTCGAGGGCGAGCTAGGAATAAAAATCTCCCTTACGGATCaacaatccgtcggtgaaaaggtAATAAAGCGGTTTGAGTACCACATGCAATCAAAAGACGAGAAAATACGACTGCTTAAGTATGAGCTAGCCACgaaagatgaagaaatgcaACGTCTTAAGAGCCAACAAGATCGAAGAGAGGTGGAATATGGCAGGCTGAGGAATACCATGCAGACTGCTTATACCGATATGGTGAACGCAGCTACCACTCTTGACAATGCTTTTAAATTTAGAGCGAGAAATCCTCCGGAGAAAGGTATTGCTAATTACATGTATAAAGAAAAAGACCTCATTGGAGCTATATCATCGGCTGAAGGTTTTATGTAGGAGCAAAATAATCAGAAATTACTTTTCTAGGTGGactgattattattttatggtttaattttctttatataaaataaaataatgggattctaagaataattaatgtttttatatagttttaatgcattatttttatttgtgttggattcttgaaaaagatattaatatgctaagtaaaaaaaaatgaatcattaATGTAAAGTTCATTGAGCTGTATTTTGCTGGTttgaatcatttatttatagtttGCACCTTATGAATCCAAATCAAAACCGAAGCACATCAAACTAATACCAAAATTGGTGGAAACAAactaaattgaataatatattagttttagatacttttatatatttttttagatattgttatGCTTTTACAAGTTTTAGATATTGTTAGTTACACACTATGAATCTCAACAAATGAatcaataagaaattataagtTTTGTATGAACTAAAATGAATAATGAATCAAACAATACAAAATTggatcttctttttaattttgaaatcttatttCTTGTTAGAC
This window contains:
- the LOC7482201 gene encoding uncharacterized protein LOC7482201: MDKKEARKYKGHDEVSAERNFLKDQQSVGEKEVNGFENQIRSKDEEIRRLEHELALKDEEMRHLKSQLDLKEKEFARLRIAIQSACTDLGNAVTTVEDAFKSTNTVLRRKVAFIHPSREAIELNC
- the LOC127904120 gene encoding uncharacterized protein LOC127904120 gives rise to the protein MKIIQLIKVKFRNKLRDNKFVEIEQRRMPDFVYEGLDQVLAERNSLKDQLSEANRKIADLENKARAFEVQGIQQFLNYQVSHGKKEKDGGKDEEIERLEGELGIKISLTDQQSVGEKVIKRFEYHMQSKDEKIRLLKYELATKDEEMQRLKSQQDRREVEYGRLRNTMQTAYTDMVNAATTLDNAFKFRARNPPEKGIANYMYKEKDLIGAISSAEGFM